In the Euphorbia lathyris chromosome 5, ddEupLath1.1, whole genome shotgun sequence genome, one interval contains:
- the LOC136231069 gene encoding 11S globulin seed storage protein Ana o 2.0101-like codes for MAKSALLLVLCLVVVSFHGSAANRQDRQLDECQLRSINAREPDDKIECEAGLVETWNPNHDQFQCAGVAVIRRTIQPKGLRLPIYSNAPTLVYIVQGRGMYGVMLPGCPETFQESQQSRGSMEDQDQHQQIRRFRQGDIIALPAGVAHWGYNDGNEDVVAVSVLDTANGANQLDNMPRHFYLAGNLEDDFRKHYQQQGKRPLFPSPRYSSRGRQSEKSSCNNLFCGMDSKMIAEAFNIDEQLARKLQSQNDFRGGIVRVEEQLQVVRPPRTQQEMQQMEREQCRPGGGCVANGAEETYCSMRLKENIADPSRADIYVPEVGRVSTVNGHNLPILQSIRMSASHVVLHCDAMRMPHWHLHAHSIMYCVEGQARVQIVDENGKSMFDGTFRKGQVLTVPQNFVVMKQAESERFEYVAFKTSAYTMTTDLAGRTSAFRAMPVEVIANAFQMSVEDAMKIKYGREETTLGMSRRQQSRRISNLAAAAVATIAEVATSV; via the exons ATGGCTAAATCtgctcttcttcttgttctttgtCTAGTTGTTGTTTCGTTTCATGGCTCTGCCGCAAACAGGCAAGATAGGCAGCTCGACGAGTGCCAACTACGAAGCATAAATGCAAGGGAACCAGATGACAAAATTGAATGTGAAGCTGGTTTAGTTGAGACTTGGAATCCTAACCATGACCAGTTTCAATGTGCTGGTGTTGCTGTTATAAGACGCACCATTCAACCTAAAGGTCTTCGCTTGCCTATTTACAGCAATGCTCCTACTCTCGTCTACATTGTCCAAG GTAGGGGAATGTACGGCGTTATGTTACCTGGATGCCCAGAGACATTCCAAGAGTCTCAACAATCACGTGGAAGCATGGAGGACCAAGACCAGCACCAGCAGATTCGTCGTTTCCGCCAGGGCGATATCATTGCTTTGCCTGCCGGTGTAGCTCACTGGGGCTACAACGATGGGAATGAAGATGTTGTCGCCGTTTCCGTCCTGGACACCGCCAACGGAGCCAACCAGCTCGACAACATGCCCAGG CATTTCTATCTCGCCGGTAATCTTGAAGACGATTTCCGGAAACATTACCAACAGCAAGGCAAGAGACCATTATTCCCCAGCCCAAGATATTCCAGCCGCGGTAGACAGAGCGAAAAGAGCTCTTGCAACAATTTGTTCTGCGGAATGGATTCAAAGATGATCGCCGAAGCTTTCAACATCGACGAACAATTGGCGAGGAAATTACAGAGTCAGAACGATTTCAGAGGCGGCATTGTCAGAGTCGAGGAACAGCTTCAGGTAGTGAGACCTCCGAGGACTCAACAAGAGATGCAACAAATGGAGAGAGAACAATGCCGACCAGGAGGAGGTTGTGTTGCTAACGGCGCCGAGGAGACTTACTGTTCTATGAGACTCAAAGAGAACATTGCCGATCCTTCACGCGCCGATATCTACGTCCCTGAAGTTGGCCGTGTTAGCACTGTTAACGGCCACAACCTCCCTATCCTTCAGAGTATCCGGATGAGCGCTTCTCACGTGGTTCTCCACTGT GATGCAATGAGAATGCCTCACTGGCATTTACATGCGCACAGCATCATGTACTGCGTGGAAGGTCAGGCTAGGGTTCAGATCGTGGACGAGAACGGGAAAAGCATGTTCGACGGAACTTTCAGGAAAGGACAGGTCCTAACGGTGCCACAGAATTTCGTAGTAATGAAACAGGCAGAGAGCGAGAGATTTGAATACGTAGCATTTAAGACCAGCGCTTACACAATGACGACAGATTTGGCCGGGCGGACCTCCGCCTTCCGTGCTATGCCGGTGGAGGTGATAGCAAATGCATTCCAAATGTCGGTTGAAGATGCGATGAAAATAAAGTATGGAAGGGAAGAGACGACATTGGGAATGTCAAGAAGGCAACAGTCCAGAAGAATTAGCAATCTTGCAGCAGCTGCTGTGGCTACGATAGCTGAAGTTGCAACTTCTGTTTAA